The following proteins are co-located in the Longimicrobiales bacterium genome:
- a CDS encoding ATPase, T2SS/T4P/T4SS family, with translation MITTAPSRTAGPLGQMLIASGAITADDLDAGLAEQARTAERLGAVLVRRGADGEHVARILARQLRLPHASAPLQSDPAAIALVERALATRLRIVPLSLTDRVLRVAMADPLDLAAVEDLRFRTGRRVEPCVATPAAVEAALVAAYSAHAVTDVLTKLPGARDDESARDVSPEMVDSLRRASEAPPVIALVDLMLAQAVQQRASDVHIEPAGTTMRVRARVDGMLRDIMVLPPHSRGAVVSRIKVMAGLDISVKRRPQDGRSAVHIQGRELALRVSTLPTHAGEKVVLRLLDSSNAGQRLDQLGMDGLLHDRLTRLLARSHGVLLVTGPTGSGKTTTLYAALSALDRDRRNLITLEDPVEYRLQGLTQVQVHRKAGLGFPAALRAVLRQDPDVIMVGELRDRETVEIALAAALTGHLVLSTLHTNDAASAPARLHEMGAPAYLVAGGLIGVLAQRLARKLCVHCRAQRTAHAEDLVAFGLPARDARVFAPVGCRRCDSTGYRGRIGVYELLVVSPRMRERIVRRAPADALLELARAEGFISMGQDAWAKVQAGLTSIGEVAPLLLQAELEGAICRACGAPVRARFNACTTCGASLRLRCACGARLDDAWRHCPACARPTSPASG, from the coding sequence ATGATCACGACAGCGCCATCCCGCACGGCGGGGCCGCTCGGACAAATGCTGATCGCGAGCGGAGCGATCACGGCGGACGACCTGGATGCCGGGCTGGCCGAGCAGGCGCGCACGGCGGAGCGGCTGGGCGCGGTGCTGGTGCGTCGCGGCGCGGACGGCGAGCACGTGGCAAGAATCCTCGCCCGGCAGCTGCGCCTGCCGCACGCCAGCGCGCCGCTTCAGTCGGATCCGGCGGCGATCGCGCTCGTGGAGCGCGCGCTCGCAACGCGGCTGCGGATCGTGCCGCTGTCGCTGACGGACCGCGTGCTGCGCGTCGCGATGGCCGATCCTCTCGACCTCGCGGCGGTAGAGGATCTGCGGTTCCGCACAGGCCGCCGCGTCGAGCCGTGTGTCGCGACGCCCGCGGCGGTGGAGGCCGCGCTCGTGGCGGCGTATTCCGCGCACGCGGTGACCGACGTGCTGACGAAGCTGCCCGGCGCGCGCGACGATGAGTCCGCGCGCGACGTCTCACCCGAGATGGTGGACTCGCTGCGGCGCGCTTCCGAGGCTCCGCCGGTCATCGCACTTGTCGATCTGATGCTCGCACAGGCGGTGCAGCAGCGTGCGAGCGACGTGCACATCGAGCCGGCGGGTACGACAATGCGCGTGCGCGCACGCGTCGATGGCATGCTGCGCGACATCATGGTGCTGCCGCCGCACAGCAGAGGCGCGGTCGTGTCGCGCATCAAGGTGATGGCGGGCCTGGACATCTCCGTGAAGCGGCGCCCGCAGGATGGCCGCAGTGCGGTGCACATCCAGGGTCGCGAGCTCGCGCTGCGCGTCTCCACACTGCCGACCCACGCCGGCGAGAAGGTGGTGCTGCGATTGCTCGATTCGAGCAACGCCGGGCAGCGGCTCGATCAGCTGGGCATGGACGGCCTCCTGCATGACCGGCTCACGCGCCTGCTCGCGCGCAGTCACGGCGTGCTGCTCGTGACAGGGCCGACCGGCAGCGGCAAGACCACGACACTGTATGCTGCGCTGTCTGCGCTCGACCGCGACCGCCGCAACCTGATCACGCTCGAGGACCCGGTCGAGTACCGATTGCAGGGGCTCACACAGGTGCAGGTGCACCGCAAGGCGGGGCTCGGCTTCCCCGCCGCCCTGCGGGCCGTGCTGCGACAGGACCCGGATGTGATCATGGTGGGCGAGCTGCGCGACCGCGAGACGGTCGAGATAGCACTGGCGGCGGCACTCACCGGTCATCTGGTGCTCTCCACCCTGCATACCAACGATGCGGCCTCCGCACCCGCGCGCCTGCACGAGATGGGTGCGCCCGCCTACCTGGTGGCGGGCGGCCTGATCGGGGTACTTGCACAGCGGCTCGCGCGCAAACTGTGCGTACACTGCCGTGCACAGCGGACGGCGCACGCCGAGGATCTCGTCGCCTTCGGCCTGCCCGCGCGCGATGCCCGTGTGTTCGCGCCCGTCGGCTGCCGCCGCTGCGACAGCACCGGTTACCGCGGCCGCATCGGTGTCTACGAGCTGCTCGTCGTCTCACCCAGGATGCGCGAGCGCATAGTGCGGCGTGCTCCGGCCGACGCACTGCTCGAGCTTGCGCGCGCCGAGGGCTTCATCTCGATGGGCCAGGATGCGTGGGCCAAGGTCCAGGCGGGACTCACCAGCATCGGCGAGGTTGCGCCGCTGCTGCTGCAGGCGGAGCTGGAAGGGGCCATCTGTCGCGCGTGCGGTGCGCCCGTCCGCGCACGGTTCAATGCGTGCACGACCTGCGGCGCCAGCCTGCGGCTGCGGTGTGCATGCGGTGCGCGGCTCGACGACGCCTGGCGCCACTGCCCGGCGTGCGCGCGGCCTACGTCTCCAGCGTCTGGTTGA